The Elusimicrobiota bacterium sequence TCCATCACCGGACTGGAGAGAGATTCCACCCGGGCGTTTTTCATGTATATTTCGAAATAGGCTTGGTTTTCTCGACGGAAACGTTCCCGTTCGTAATCCTCCCGTTGAAACGCCTTCACGACCGGCGCGCCCACAATGGTTTCTTGGATCAAGGTGTAGAGGTCCGACATTTTGGACTGGCCCTGCCGGGAGGTTTTTCGAAGACTTTTCCCAAACCGGGCGATGAGGATCCCCGAGAGAGGCAGGAGCGTGAACGCGATCAAAGCGAACTTCCAATGGAGATAGAAAAGGAATAACGTCAGGCCCACCACAGTCAGGCCATCGCGAACAATCATCACCGGAATCTTCGTCAGCGCGTTTTGAACCAACTGCCCGTCGTTGGTCAACCGTGCGATCACCCGGGCGGAATCCGTCCGGGTGAAAAAGTCCATGGACAGGGAATGGATATTGCTGTAAGCCTCATCCCTCAAGCGCCGGACGATGGCGTTGCCGATGTAAGCCGTCACAAAATCGTGCACGTAAGAAAGAACGGCCTTCATGAAATACAGGGCGATCAAAAGGAAAACAATCTGGCTTAACATTTGCATGTCGGCGCTCAGGAGAGCCCGGTCGATCACTTGTTTCAGGATCCACATGGATCCCGCCGTGATGACCGCCACCAGCGCCATGGCGATGAGCGCCAGCACCATCCGGACCCGATGGGGACGGAAATAGGGAAGAAGCCGTTTCGCCACGGCCGAGGAGGAGACCCCGCGTTGAGCGCCTTCCTGAACCATCCCCTGTCGAAGGGGCATCTGAGTGATGCCGCTCACGCCGCCTCCTTCAAAATGGCCTCGGCCGCGCGAACCGCCGCGCCGGGTCCGCCAAGTTTCTCTCGAAGCGCCAAGAGCTGTTTTCGCACCGCCCGACGCTCCGGGGGGTTCGACAAAAGGGCCCGAAGGGCCCCCGCCAGTTTTTCCGGCGTCGCTTGGGATTGAATGAATTCGGGCATGAGCGTTTTCCCGGCCAAAATGTTCGGCATGGCGATGTTCTTGACCCGGACCAGGAGCCGAGCTAACGCGTAGGTTAGCCCGCTGGTTTTATAGGCCACCACGGTGGGAAGGCCCAATAGCGCGTTCTCTAGGGTGGCCGTGCCGGAACAAGCCAGCGCCACATCCACCCCCCGCCGCCAACCGTAGTTTTCGTCCCGAACCATTTCCAAAAGAAAAGGGCGCCGCCGGGGAACATTGAGGAACCCATCGTAGAACCCGTTCGCCAGGGTCGGTGCGGCGAAAAGAACAAAGCGCGAAGACGAAGGAAGGAGTTCCGCCGCCTTTAAAAAAACCGGAAGAAGCCGCCGAACCTCGCCGGGACGGCTCCCCGGCAGGAGACCCACCACGGGTTCGACCCGCATCGGAGCCTCCCCCTCCGCCGCCGGCAAAACGTCCAGCAGGGGATGCCCCACGAAGGTCACCGGAACGCCCGCCTCGCGGTACAGGGGTTCCTCGAAAGGGAAGATCACCAGCATGCGGTCCACGCATTGTTTCAAGGCCTGTATCCGCCCTGGACGGCTGGCCCAGACCTGGGGGCTCACGAAATAACAGACCCGGCTCCCCGCCGCTTTGGCCGCGCGGGCCACATGCCGGTTGAACCCATAGAAGTCCGTCGGGACGACGACGTCGGGTTTGAATTCCGCCAGAGCGGGGCGGAGGACCCGGTTCAAAAAATTCAGAAAAAACGGGACCTTTTTGATCGGCTCCAAAAAGCCCATGACGCTTTGGGACACCAGGTCCCCCAGCCAACGGTCGGCGATTTTTTGGAGGGCCGGTCCGCCGGCGGCGAGAATTTCCGCTCCGCGGGATTTGGCTTCCGCCGCCACCCGAGCCGCGTGCTGATCTCCCGAGGGGTCTCCCGCGACGAACAGGATTCGCGGCATCAGAGGGAATGAAGACTCATGGATTTTCGGATCTCCAACGCCAGCTCCAGGGCGTCCCGCCCATGGGTCCCCCCCACCAGCGGCGGCTTCCCGTCCCGAACGCATTGGAGGAAATGACGAAGCTCGGTTTCGAGTGGATCCTTTTTTTCCAGCCGCGGCCGCTGTATCGCCACGTCCAACAAACTCCGAATCGGGTCGTGCTTTTTCCGGTAAATTTTCAAACTCCGTTCCGAGTAATCCAGGGACATGTAGGCGTCTTTTTGAAAAACGCGGATCTTCCGGAACTTTTTCAAACTGACCCGGCTGGCCGAAATATCCGCCCGGCAACCCCTCGAAAAGAACAGCGTGGCCTTCACGATGTCTTCCTGGTTGGACAGAACCCGCCCGCCCACCGCGTCCAAGCGGACCACCTTGTCCTGGGCCAGCGCCAAAACGATGTCCAGGTCGTGGATCATGAGGTCCAACACAACGCTCACGTTGGCCACCCGCGGATCGTAGGGCCCGAGCCGCGAGGCTTCGATGAAAAGGGGATCCTTGGCCTGCCTCGCCATTTCCACCACGGCGGGGTTGAACCGTTCGATGTGGCCCACCTGAAGGACCAAATTTTTCTCTCGTGCGAGGGATATAATGTCTTCGGCCTCTTCCACCCGCTCGGTGAGCGGCTTTTCCACAAAACAGTGCCAGCCCCGCTCCAAAAAAGACCGGGCCAAGGCGTGGTGCGCGGGGGTAGGCGCGGCGATCACCACCGCCCGGGTCTCCGGTGGAAATTCGTCGGCGGTGCGGAAAGCCGGGGCCCCGTGGGCTTTCCCCAGTTCGCGGGCTTTCTCTAAATTCAAATCGGCGATTCCCACCAGGCGAGCGGGCCCGAGAGTGGACAAAATGCGCGCGTGGTGGCGGCCCATCTGCCCCACGCCGACAACACCTATGGGCACCCGTTCCGATTCAGGGACGGACGGTTCTTGAACCACCGGGGCCTTGCCGAAAAGCCTCACTTTTTTTCCTTTATTCCCATCACCACCAGTCCGGCCTCCTGGGCGCCCTTTAAAAACGCCTCTCGATCGAACAACAGGGTTTTCCCCGCCTCCACCACCAGCACGGCCGCCCGGGCCGCGATGAGGGATTCCAACGTGCCCTGCCCGATGACGGGGACATCGAAGCGGATGTCCTGACGGGGTTTGGCCACCTTGGCCGCGGTGAACCCCGGGGCGAAGGCCCCCGCCCGTCGGATACAGGCGTCCGTCCCCTCCATGGCTTCCACGGCCAAGACGGCCCGGTCCTTCACGCACACGGTCTGCCCCAGGTCCAAACCCGCGATGGCCTTGGCGGTGGCAAACCCGAACTCCATGTCGCGTTTTTGTTCCCCGGTGGGCCGAACCGAGGTCATGGGCCCCTCGGGGGCCAGCCGGTCGGCGAGATAAGTCGTGGAGGGCAAAAAGCGGATGCCGTGTTTGGCGAACTCTTCCGCCACGGCGCCTAAAATCGTATCGGTCTTTTTATTGGGAAGCAGGGCCAAAATCTTAACCGCCGTGGCGTCCAAATGCCGGAGGTCGAAGATGCTCACGTGCTTCACCTGTCCGGCCATGACGGCTTCCTCGGCCCCGGCCTCTTTCAAAATCTCGATGGTGCGTTTAATCTGCCCCAACTTCATCCAATGAAGAGAGTCCACGAGACCCGCCAACGCCGGGTCGGTTTCCCCCTCGATGGCCGCCGCCACCACGGACCGGCCCTGCCGACGGGCTTCCTGGGCCAACAACAGCGGGAATTGCCCGTTGCCGGCCACGAGCCCAAGGGGTTTCATGCGAAGGGGTGGGAAACGATTAAGCGGGACTCTCGTCCGACTCGCCGGCGGATTTCGCCGCCGGGCGGCAGAGCCCCCGGGCCCCGGTGTTCCGGAGGAATGCCACGAAGGTGTCCACCTCTGGAAAACGCGGCCCCTGGTCGATCTTCGCCACGGCCTCCGCCAGGGAGAGCCCCGAGGCGAAGAGCGTCCGGTACGCCGCTTTGAGGGCGCTTAGAGTTTCGCGGGAAAGACCCCGACGGCGAAGGCCCACCAGGTTCAACCCCACGATCTTCGCGCGGTTCCCGTGGGTGGTGCAGAAGGGGGCCACGTCATTGACCACCATGGAAGCCCCGCCGATCATGGCGCCGGCGCCGATCCGAACAAACTGGTGGACCGCCGATAGGCCGCCAAAAAAAGCGCCCGGCCCGACCTCCACATGCCCGGCCAGGGTCGCCAGGTTGGCCATGATGATCCCGTCCGATAAAACGCAGTCATGTGCCACATGGCAATAGGCCATGATCAAGCAATTCGAACCCACCTTGGTGATCCCCGTGGCCGAGGTGCCCCGATGAATGGTGACGCATTCCCGGACCGTGGTCCGGGCGCCGATCTCCACCCGGGTTTTTTCCCCCTTAAATTTCAGGTCCTGGGGTTCGGTGCCAACAAAAGCGTGAGGATGGAACCGGCAAGCCTCCCCCACCGTGGCGTATTCCACGACGCCATGGGGCCCGACCCAACAACGGTCCCCCAACTCCACCTCGGGCCCGATCACGGCGAAGGGCCCGATCTCGACCCCCGCGCCGAGTTTGGCCGTCGGGTGGACGATGGCCGTGGGATGGACCCGCGTTTCCGCCGAAGACATCAGGGTTTCGCCTCTTTGTCCACGATGGCGAACATGAATTCCGCCTCCGTCACCAGTTCGCCCGCGACGAACGCCTCCCCCTTGGCTTTCCCAACCCGCCCCGGCCGGAGGATCTCCACCTTCAGTTCCAACTGGTCCCCTGGAACAACGGGTTTTCGGAACTTCACTTTGTCGATTCCCATGAAGAAGGCCAGCTTGGATTTGTTCTCCGGCTTCTCCAAGAAAAGAACGCAGGCGGTCTGGGCCATGGCTTCGACGATCAAAACGCCGGGCATGATGGGCCGCCCCGGGAAATGGCCCTGAAAAAACGGCTCGTTGCCGGAGACGGACTTAAACCCCGTGATCTTTTTGTCCGCCTCCACAATGACGGCCTTGTCCACCATCAAGATCGGGTAACGGTGGGGGATGGCGTTCAGTATGTCGACGGTGTTTAACGTGCGGGGCGTGGCGCTGTCCATGGGGAGAGACCTCCGGGTTAGTAAGTCGAAGCGATGGGTTCCGAAACGGGGGCGGCTTCGCCGGCCATTTGGGCGGCGAGCTGTTTGACCAAATTCACGTTGTGCCCGTGCCCCACGCGGGACGCTTTGATGCGCGCCTTGAGCGGGAGGCCCAATAGAAATAAATCGCCGATGAGGTCCAGGGTCTTGTGGCGGACGAACTCGTCGGGATAGCGGAGCGACTTCTCTTTGTTATGGATACGGTCCATCCCCACCACCACGGCGTTGCTCAAGGATCCGCCCTTGGCCAACCCCTGGCGTTTGAGCGCCTCCACTTCGTAGTCGAAACAAAACGTTCGGGCCCGGGCGATTTCGTTGAGATAATTCTCCCGCGTGAGCGTGAATTCCCGCCTCTGTTCGCCGATCAAAGGATGTTTGAAATCGATGATGGTTTCCAAAATCAGCTCCTCCGCCGGCTGGACTTCGTAAAACGTTTCCCCCGCCCGATAGACCAAAGGGTCCGGTTGAAAAAACCGCCGGGGTTCCGCCAATTCCGAGAGGCCCGCCTTGAGCAAAACCTCCCAAAAAGGAAGCGCGCTCCCGTCGGCCACCGGGGGCTCGTTGGCGTTCACTTCCACCACCAGGTTGTCGATGCCCAAGCCGTAGAGCGCGGACAGCACGTGCTCCACCGTGTGAACCCGGGCCTCGTGATTTTTTTCGCCATCGAGGCTCAGCGTGGTGCCTCGGATGACGCTGGAGACGATTCGGTGGTGGGCCGGCAAACTCGGCCGGCCGGGGAGGTCCGTCCGCACGAACACCACGCCGTGATTGGCCGGGGCGGGTTTAAAAATGAGATGGCATTTGTTTCCGGTGTGAAGCCCGATGCCTTTATAGACGGCCTCCTGGGCGATGGTGCGCTGGGGCTCTCCGGTCGAAAATATTTTCATAAGAATTTCTTCCTCAGGTTCTTGATTTCCTCAAAAAGTTTGGGCAGTCGCCGAATGGACGCCAACATTTTCATCTCATCTTGAATGGGTTGGGCCGGGGTTCCCCAAATCACCTGGTTGGGTTTCACGTCGTGGGAAATGCCGCTCCGCGCCGCGGCCACCACGTTGTCTCCAATGGAAATGTGCCCCACCACTCCCACCTGGGCGGCTAAAACCACATTTTTTCCTATTTTCGTCGATCCGGCCACGCCCGTCAAGGCGGCCACCAAGCCGTTCTCGCCGATTTCAACGCCGTGGGCCAGCTGGACAAGGTTGTCGATCTTGGTCCCCCGCCCGATCCGCGTCACCCCCACCCCTCCGCGATCGATGGTCGCGTTGGCCTGGACCTCCACATCGTCTTCGATAACCACCGTCCCGATCTGTGGGATTTTCAATTGCCGCCCCCCGGCCGGGGTGAACCCAAAACCATCTCCGCCGATCACAACGCCGGGTTGAAAAACACAACGGTTACCCACTGTGACCCGTTCCCGGAACGTGACGTGGGGGTACACCAGACAGTCCGCCCCGATGGCCGTGTCAAAGCCCACATAAACTTGGGCGTATAAAATCGTGTTGTCGCCCACCGAAGCGCCCTCTTCGATGACCGTGTGGGCGCCCACTGTGACGTTATTTCCGATCTTTGCCGTGGGCGCAATCACGGCCGTGGGGTGGATGCCCCCGGGCCGCCGCGTTCGTTCCCGGTCCAAAATATCGAGAACCGCCGCCCACCCCTGGGAAGGATTCTTCAGCGCGATGGCCGCCCGTCCCTCGGTTTCCACGTCGGGAGAAACGATCACCGCTCCCGCCTTCGTGGTGGCGAGCTGGGACCGGTACTTTGGGTTCGCCAGAAAGGTGATATCCTCCGGCCCCGCCTCTCCCAACCCCGCCGCCCCGCGGATCACCACGGAGCCGTCCCCGCGAAGGATCCCCCCCACTTTTTCCGAAATTTCGGCCAGCGTCAGTTTCATAAAGGTTTTACTTCTCCTCGTCCGGAAGACCGCGGACCCGGCGGCTCAGGGCCTCGGTCAGGTCCACGGTGTTGGTGCCGTAGAGAATGGCGGACTTGTCCACCACCAGGCTGATGCCCCTCTCGTCCGCCAGCTGAACCAGGGCTTTATACAAACGGCCCAAAATCTGTTTCGATTGCCGCGCCTCAAAATTTCGCAAGGCGAGCGTCGCCTCCGCCCGGGCCTTTTCGATCTCCTCCTGGCGTTTAACCAGTTGGTCTTGGCGTTTCGCCAAGCCTTCCGCTTCAGACACGGAAGCCACCGGGGTCGGAGGCGCCAGGCTCACGGGCGTCGTGCTCACGGCCGGCGGCTCACCCGTTACAGTTCCGGACGAAAGGAGTGTGTTTGTCGACGAAATGGGGGGGGCCTTTAACGCCTCAATTTCGCCCTTCAGATCCTCCAGGGCCCGCTCTTTTTCAGCCAGTTCCCCTTTGTAACGGGTCACCTCTTTCCGGTATTCCTCCCGAGCCTTTTTCGTCTCCGGGTATTCCCGAAAAATGAGATCCATGTCCACGTAGCCCACCGGCGAGCCCGACGCCCCTCCCCGCCGCACAGGGATCTCCATCCCCCGCACGACTCCCGCCGCCACGAGAAGTCCAACCCCTAAAGAAATTCGCCGAAAAAACAAACCATCCCCCCAGCCGCCAGGGCCGAACTGAAACACCCCGCCGCCGAAACCGATCAAGAACGTCTATTTTACCAGAACGCCGGGGGAGTGTCTACGACAGAGGAAAAAAATTGCCGCCTATTCGGAGGAGACATGCGGTCTTTGCCTTTTCTCCCCCTCCTTCGCAAGGAGGGGCAAGGGGAGGTATCAGGATTCTGGTTTTCGGTTTCTAACGCTTCACCCCGGCCCCACGAAGCGCCCCAGGAAAAGAATCGTTCCCGAAGAGCGGTGGCGGATAAAATAAAGGAATGGACGGTCAGCTCGAAGAGAAGAGAGGAAGGGGCCGCGGCTCCCACCCCCATCACGACCGCCGTGGCCGCCGTGGCCTCTGTTCCCTCCTCGTCCACCTGAAGGAAGGCCTCGTGAAAGACATGGCTGATGAAAATAGGTTCATCGGGGCGAAGGGGTCGAACGCCGGAAAAATCGGCTCGATCGGGGTCAAAGGCCCGCCGAATTCCAAGGGACTTAAGGTCGGGGGGAAGGTTCCGTCGAAAACGGCTGGTAAATTTCGGAAAAAACACCTCGACTTCGTGGTTTTGAAGACCCGCCACCCACGTTTCCAGTTGGCCGGGGTTCAGTCGTTTCTCCACGTCCCCTAACGTCTTGCCTTCTTTCGGGAGGAGGACCACCAACGAAAGATCGCCCCCTCGATAGGGCATCTCCAGCGCTTGAACCCACTCGTCTTCCGCGTAGGGGAACCGCGAGGTTTGACGCATCAAATCAACCGGAAACGTCGTTCCATCCGATCCATGAAATGGCGTTGGTTGGGTGTCGGTCTTTTCAAACGCCTTTTCCCAGGTTCCTTTGAAATAGACAGCGTTGGTAAGGACAGTCTGTGTGATCGAATCGATGGTCCCTTCAGGCAAAAGTTCGGGAATCTTGGTTTTTGTCCGGTCGGACACCCAGTGATTGATCGTCAACCTGGAAGGTTCCGGCGCCTGGCCAAAATCAAGAAGTTCCGCCCCCGCCCCGTAATCGTCGGCGAGGGTTTTAAGGAATTCCGGTTGAAAAGCCGCGCCTTTCCGCAACCAGATCCGGTTGGCAATGTTTAGTTCGTAGGGTCGGTCCGTTCCACCCAAGGCGCCGTCCAGCCGATGGAAGCCCGCGTGGGGCCCGACGGGGGGGAAATGAAAGACGGTGTTGATTTCCGTCAACGTTTCGCCACGCGCCCCTGCGGAGGTCATGGCCAAGGCGGCGGAAAGACTGTAGGGCGAAAAGAAAACGTTTCCCGCCCCGACGCCCAATTTTGCGTAGAGGTCCAGCGCGAATTGGGTGTTCCCTTTCACCAGATCTTGAGGAAGAGGATCCGCTCCCAAGACCGTACCTGCATAAAGGACCAGGAGACCTGCCGGAATCTTTTTTCGCATGGGATTATTTTGTCAGTTTTGGTCGTTTATTGGGGGTCCCGGCTTTGCCCGGATTTTTTGGTTTGAACCCCGCCGGGCGCGGAGCCGGCGACCGCAAAATTTCTCCCCAGCTCCAGGCCAGGGCCAAGGAATGGTCCGATCCCCATTCCGGAGCGCTTTGTTGAAAGGCGTAGTCGAGGCGAAGGTTTTCTCCCAGCTTGAGCCCGAACCCGGTGGTGAAGTGGTCCAAGAGCCCGTCGGCGGTGGACTGAGCGTCCAGCGCCAAATTGTCCGCGCCGCCCAGAGACGTGCGTAGGCCCGCTCGAAGAGAGAGGGATCGCCACCGATACTCGAACCCCAAGGCCGCCTCGGAACCCGCCCCCGCCAAGGACCGGTGATAGCCCGCCAAAAAGGTCACGGCCCCGGGTTCCCAGGACGTTTCCAAGCGAAGAACGCTGGGCAGGGGATCGCTTTGGTGGATGTATTGGATTCCAGGCCCCAGTTGGTTGACGGCGGCGCTCAACAACACATCTTTCACCACGTAGGAAACCCCGGCGTCCACGGACCACCCCACGCCGGAACTCTCGCCGGCCAAGGTGGATTCAAAAAACCGCCCGGCCGCGCCCACCCGCAACCCCCGCGCCAGTTTCCGCGAGAGAGCCCCGGCCACCGTCGTGTGGCGTGCCGAGGTGTCGGCCCCGGTCGGCTGGCCCGAGGCATCCCTCCCCCCGGCGGGGTCCGACGCCATAAAGCGGGCTGAAAGAGCCATGGCCGTTTTGGGATCCAACCCGGTGGCGAAAGCCACATGTCCATCCGTGGTGTCGCCCCACAACTGGGAAAAGGTGGCGTAGAACTCCGATCGGCCGTGGGTGGGGGTAACCAGGGCGGGATTGGCCCCCAAGGCTTCGGCGCCAAAAGCCGCCGCGGAAATCCCGCCCAAAGATTCCGCCCTCACCGAGGGGTCCACGGCCAGGAACGCGGCCCCCGGGGTTTTGGCCCCGAGACCCAGCGGGCTTAAAAAAAGCACCGCCGCGATAAACCGTTTTTTCACCGCACCACCGTGACCCGCGTTTTAGCGATAACGTTTTCGCTTCCGGCCCGGCCGTGGATCACGGCGTAATAGACCCCGCTGGCAATTTCTCCCGGCCAGGTGTAATCAAAAGCCGCCTTCCCGTTCACCACCGCGGTCGGCCCGTCCAGCCGCGCGCTGTGGACAGGGTGGCCCCGGGCATCGTACAGGGTGATCTCCACATTGTCCACATCGCCCAGCACGGCCCGAATGACGGGCGCCGCCCCGCCCATCGCCGGGTCGGGGTAACTGTAAGCTTCCGAGAGCCCCGCGGGGGTGACCTGGCTCGACACCGTCACGTTCAGAGTGCCCGAGAGACCCGACTGATTGCCCGCGTTATCATAAGCCAAGACCGCATAGGAATGGACGGATCCCAAAACCAACCCGGTGTCGGTGAAATTAGCCGCGGTGGGCGAGGCGGCCGCCAACCCGTCCCGGAAGAGACGATAGCCCGCCATCCCCGAACCCCCGGTGTCCGTGGAAGGGGACCAACTCAAGAGCAGTCGCCCGGCCCCGATGCCGACGGCCGCCAACCCCGTGGGGACCGAGGGGGCAATGAGATCCGAAGCCGCGTCCACGGTGAGCGTCACCGGAACCAACACGTCGCCGTTCCCCCGGGGGGCCCCCGGCGAGGCCGAGGAGACCGTGACGGTCCCCACATAAACCCCCGCCGCCAGCCCCACGGGGTTCGCCCCGATGGAAACGATCCCCTCCCCGATGCCGGAAAGGGCGGAGGCGGAAAGCCACGGCGTGTTGAGCGCGACCGCCCACCGGAGCGCCGCCCCCCCCAAAGAATCGGAGATGGTGATCGGGCTCACCGGCGGCAGGCCGCCACCGGCGACCGCGTGAAAAGAGAGGGCCGTCGGGGTCACCACCAAATCCGCCCGGGCCGTGTTGTTCACCGTCACGCTGACGCTCCCGGACAAGGCGTTGTTGCCCGCGTCGTCGAAGGCCCGGGCGGTGAGGACGTGAACTCCGTTCGTTTCACGGGTGCTGTCCCATTGATAGGAATAACCCGCGCCGGTCGCTGTGGACGTGGCCACGCCGTCGACAAAGAAAACCACCCGCGCCACCCCGACGTTGTCCGACGCCGCGGCAGACACGAACACCGAATAACTCACCGTGGCCCCCGCGAGGGGCTGGGAAATGACCACCGTGGGCGGCGTCGTGTCGATCACCAACGAAACCGACGCCGGGGGGCTGGTTACCGAGCCGTCGGAAACCGTAAAGGGGAACCCATCCAACCCCGCGTATCCCGTGTTCGGGGTGTAGGTAAGGTTGGGGGCCGTTCCCGTTAATGCCCCGTGCGCTGGCGACCCGAGCGTGTAGGTCAAAAGATCTCCGTCATCGTCCGTGGCCTGCAAAACGATGGCTTTGGGGGTATTGAAAAGCACCCCCGCCGTCTGAGCCAGCGCCACGGGGGCGTCGTTGACGGGCGAGACGGTCAGAGTGAAGGAGGTTTGGGCCGTGAGCCCTCCCCCATCCGTTACCGTCAACGTGAGTGTGGCCGACCCGTTGCGGTTGGCCGCCGGCGTCACGACCACCGTCCGTGAGGCGCCGGTGCCGCCAAAAACAATGTTGGAACTTGGAACCAAGTTGACGTTGCTGGACGCTCCGGACATCATCAGAGCCCCGGCCGCGGTTTGGGTATCGCCAACGGTAAATGAGAGGGACCCCGTGGGATTGTCTTCGTTCACCCCCTGGTTGGGGACGGTGGAAATGGTCGGGGGAGTGTTGCCGGCGCCGTTGGTCATGGTGGCGTCCACATAGTAGGTGCCGAGCGTGTTGTCGATGGTGACGGGAAGGCCGGCCTTGGCCACCTCGGCACTATCGGAAACGTTGATCCACTTGAAGGCCTTGACCGTCGTTGGATTCCCGCTGGCGGTGTCCTGAACGCGCAAATACCACCGTTTGGGGGTCCCGTAGGCCGGGGCGATATCCGAATAATCCAGAACGAATTCTCCGTCCACCGCCGCCCCCCCGCCGTTAAAAGCGTAGGCCCCTCCCGCCTGTTGAAGAACGTAACTGGGAGACCAACTCG is a genomic window containing:
- the lpxB gene encoding lipid-A-disaccharide synthase; the protein is MPRILFVAGDPSGDQHAARVAAEAKSRGAEILAAGGPALQKIADRWLGDLVSQSVMGFLEPIKKVPFFLNFLNRVLRPALAEFKPDVVVPTDFYGFNRHVARAAKAAGSRVCYFVSPQVWASRPGRIQALKQCVDRMLVIFPFEEPLYREAGVPVTFVGHPLLDVLPAAEGEAPMRVEPVVGLLPGSRPGEVRRLLPVFLKAAELLPSSSRFVLFAAPTLANGFYDGFLNVPRRRPFLLEMVRDENYGWRRGVDVALACSGTATLENALLGLPTVVAYKTSGLTYALARLLVRVKNIAMPNILAGKTLMPEFIQSQATPEKLAGALRALLSNPPERRAVRKQLLALREKLGGPGAAVRAAEAILKEAA
- a CDS encoding Gfo/Idh/MocA family oxidoreductase, giving the protein MRLFGKAPVVQEPSVPESERVPIGVVGVGQMGRHHARILSTLGPARLVGIADLNLEKARELGKAHGAPAFRTADEFPPETRAVVIAAPTPAHHALARSFLERGWHCFVEKPLTERVEEAEDIISLAREKNLVLQVGHIERFNPAVVEMARQAKDPLFIEASRLGPYDPRVANVSVVLDLMIHDLDIVLALAQDKVVRLDAVGGRVLSNQEDIVKATLFFSRGCRADISASRVSLKKFRKIRVFQKDAYMSLDYSERSLKIYRKKHDPIRSLLDVAIQRPRLEKKDPLETELRHFLQCVRDGKPPLVGGTHGRDALELALEIRKSMSLHSL
- the lpxI gene encoding UDP-2,3-diacylglucosamine diphosphatase LpxI (LpxI, functionally equivalent to LpxH, replaces it in LPS biosynthesis in a minority of bacteria.), whose translation is MKPLGLVAGNGQFPLLLAQEARRQGRSVVAAAIEGETDPALAGLVDSLHWMKLGQIKRTIEILKEAGAEEAVMAGQVKHVSIFDLRHLDATAVKILALLPNKKTDTILGAVAEEFAKHGIRFLPSTTYLADRLAPEGPMTSVRPTGEQKRDMEFGFATAKAIAGLDLGQTVCVKDRAVLAVEAMEGTDACIRRAGAFAPGFTAAKVAKPRQDIRFDVPVIGQGTLESLIAARAAVLVVEAGKTLLFDREAFLKGAQEAGLVVMGIKEKK
- the lpxA gene encoding acyl-ACP--UDP-N-acetylglucosamine O-acyltransferase, which codes for MSSAETRVHPTAIVHPTAKLGAGVEIGPFAVIGPEVELGDRCWVGPHGVVEYATVGEACRFHPHAFVGTEPQDLKFKGEKTRVEIGARTTVRECVTIHRGTSATGITKVGSNCLIMAYCHVAHDCVLSDGIIMANLATLAGHVEVGPGAFFGGLSAVHQFVRIGAGAMIGGASMVVNDVAPFCTTHGNRAKIVGLNLVGLRRRGLSRETLSALKAAYRTLFASGLSLAEAVAKIDQGPRFPEVDTFVAFLRNTGARGLCRPAAKSAGESDESPA
- the fabZ gene encoding 3-hydroxyacyl-ACP dehydratase FabZ, which encodes MDSATPRTLNTVDILNAIPHRYPILMVDKAVIVEADKKITGFKSVSGNEPFFQGHFPGRPIMPGVLIVEAMAQTACVLFLEKPENKSKLAFFMGIDKVKFRKPVVPGDQLELKVEILRPGRVGKAKGEAFVAGELVTEAEFMFAIVDKEAKP
- the lpxC gene encoding UDP-3-O-[3-hydroxymyristoyl] N-acetylglucosamine deacetylase — translated: MKIFSTGEPQRTIAQEAVYKGIGLHTGNKCHLIFKPAPANHGVVFVRTDLPGRPSLPAHHRIVSSVIRGTTLSLDGEKNHEARVHTVEHVLSALYGLGIDNLVVEVNANEPPVADGSALPFWEVLLKAGLSELAEPRRFFQPDPLVYRAGETFYEVQPAEELILETIIDFKHPLIGEQRREFTLTRENYLNEIARARTFCFDYEVEALKRQGLAKGGSLSNAVVVGMDRIHNKEKSLRYPDEFVRHKTLDLIGDLFLLGLPLKARIKASRVGHGHNVNLVKQLAAQMAGEAAPVSEPIASTY
- the lpxD gene encoding UDP-3-O-(3-hydroxymyristoyl)glucosamine N-acyltransferase; its protein translation is MKLTLAEISEKVGGILRGDGSVVIRGAAGLGEAGPEDITFLANPKYRSQLATTKAGAVIVSPDVETEGRAAIALKNPSQGWAAVLDILDRERTRRPGGIHPTAVIAPTAKIGNNVTVGAHTVIEEGASVGDNTILYAQVYVGFDTAIGADCLVYPHVTFRERVTVGNRCVFQPGVVIGGDGFGFTPAGGRQLKIPQIGTVVIEDDVEVQANATIDRGGVGVTRIGRGTKIDNLVQLAHGVEIGENGLVAALTGVAGSTKIGKNVVLAAQVGVVGHISIGDNVVAAARSGISHDVKPNQVIWGTPAQPIQDEMKMLASIRRLPKLFEEIKNLRKKFL
- a CDS encoding OmpH family outer membrane protein, encoding MIGFGGGVFQFGPGGWGDGLFFRRISLGVGLLVAAGVVRGMEIPVRRGGASGSPVGYVDMDLIFREYPETKKAREEYRKEVTRYKGELAEKERALEDLKGEIEALKAPPISSTNTLLSSGTVTGEPPAVSTTPVSLAPPTPVASVSEAEGLAKRQDQLVKRQEEIEKARAEATLALRNFEARQSKQILGRLYKALVQLADERGISLVVDKSAILYGTNTVDLTEALSRRVRGLPDEEK
- a CDS encoding serpin family protein, with translation MRKKIPAGLLVLYAGTVLGADPLPQDLVKGNTQFALDLYAKLGVGAGNVFFSPYSLSAALAMTSAGARGETLTEINTVFHFPPVGPHAGFHRLDGALGGTDRPYELNIANRIWLRKGAAFQPEFLKTLADDYGAGAELLDFGQAPEPSRLTINHWVSDRTKTKIPELLPEGTIDSITQTVLTNAVYFKGTWEKAFEKTDTQPTPFHGSDGTTFPVDLMRQTSRFPYAEDEWVQALEMPYRGGDLSLVVLLPKEGKTLGDVEKRLNPGQLETWVAGLQNHEVEVFFPKFTSRFRRNLPPDLKSLGIRRAFDPDRADFSGVRPLRPDEPIFISHVFHEAFLQVDEEGTEATAATAVVMGVGAAAPSSLLFELTVHSFILSATALRERFFSWGASWGRGEALETENQNPDTSPCPSLRRRGRKGKDRMSPPNRRQFFSSVVDTPPAFW